The genomic segment GATGTTCTTGGATTCATCGGCAAAGTCACATTTCCAACAGAAGCGCGAAATCCCGGAGATTTCAACTATCGGAGATATTTAACTAATCATAGCATTTATGCGACGGTTTATCTCAATCGTGGCGAAATTCCGCTGGTAGTTGAATCAAACCGGTTTCATCTGAGACGGTTTGCGAACGATGTCCGATTGCGGATCGAACGGTTGATTGATGCTTCCATGAGCGGTGAGCAGGCGGGAATTCTGAAAGCGCTGATCGTCGGCGTTCGCGGCGAAATCAGCGACGAAACGGTTCAGGCGTTCGTCAACTCCGGCGTCATTCATGTCCTCGCGGTTTCCGGTCTGCATGTCAGTTACGTGACGCTCGTGTTTGTCGTGCTGTTCGGATTTCTGCGCGTCCCAATAAAACCCAAGACAGTTTTAGTTGTTATTGCGTTGGTATTTTATGTATTCGTTGTCGATCTTCGTCCTTCAGTGATGCGCGCTGTTATCATGGCGTCAATGGTGCTCATCAGTCAGGCATGGGAGTTCAGACACAATATTTACAATACATTGATTGCCGCCGCATTCATTCAGGTTTTGATTAATCCGCTTCAGCTTTTTGATATGGGATTTCAGCTTTCGTTCGCGGCGGTTTTTTCAATTATTTATATCTATAAACGGCTCGAATTTCTCCTGCCGGATTTGATCAAACCAGCATCTGTAAAAAATCCCGCAATGCGGCGATTGAATCAGATGTTTTTAGTTTCGCTTGCCGCGAATCTCGGAACAATGCCCATCACGATATATTATTTCAACCGGATTCCAATCATCTCATTGATCGCCAATCTGTTCGTGATTCCGCTGGTCGGCGTTATTGGCGGACTCGGTTTTGCGCAAGTGATTCTTGGAGCGATCTGGAGTCCGATCAACATCGCTTACGGCGAAGTGCAAATGATTCTTATCTGGATTCTTCAAAAGTCGATAATGATTACGTCATCAGTCCCGCACGCATCGCTGATCTTTTCCAGCATTTCGCTGACCGGATTGGTGATTTCGTATTTCATCTTATTTGGATTGCTGAATTTTGACAAAAAACATGTCGGCGCCGCCACGACGATCGGTGTTTTAATACTGCTGAATTTCTGGGTTTGGAAAGAGCCGCTTGCGAAGCCGACGCTTCGCGTTACTTTTCTGGATGTCGGGCAAGGCGACGCGGCGTTCGTTGAATTTCCCGGCGGCAAAAGAATGCTCATTGACACCGGCGATCGGACATTCCGACGGGATTACGGTGAGTTAGTCGTTGCGCCGTATTTCGTTCGACATGGCATTAAGCGAATCGACATTTTGTCGCTGAGTCATCCGCATAGCGACCACATCGGCGGCGCGCCGTATTTACTGAAGCATTTCACGGTTGGTGAGATTTGGGAAACGGAGTTCGAAACGAAATCCTATATTTTTAAGGAAATACACCATATTGCCGATTCGCTCGGCGTCCCAATCCGACATGTTCGATCTGGCGATTGCTTTCCAATGGACCAATTCGCAACCATTTATGTTCTTCATCCATCCAAAAAATATTTGAGAAAAGAGACGACGCTCAATAATTCGTCCTGCGTGCTGAAACTGACGCATGGCGCGGTCGATTTTTTATTTACCGGCGATGTTGAAGTTCATGCCGAACGGCGAATCCGATACTGGCAGGATTTTCTTGCATCGGAAATTGTTAAAGTGCCGCATCATGGTTCGGCAACTTCTTCTTCGTCCGATCTGCTGGCGGAAATCAAACCGCATATCGCACTGGTTTCCGTCGGGCGAAATAACAAATTCAAGCATCCTTCCGACTCAACGCTTGCACGATATTCGGCGCTCGGCACAA from the Candidatus Marinimicrobia bacterium CG08_land_8_20_14_0_20_45_22 genome contains:
- a CDS encoding DNA internalization-related competence protein ComEC/Rec2; this encodes MGKIWLQKIPLVFICLPYLIGIVVNNWLLIPVIFWFCTLGFIFLLDVVLSKRFRSIWLIMSMMFLLGGMNHSVSVDTSGNHLTKFSRLDEPLPVMGEVKTVDKRADGSTKIRLFNIHIRNGRWHHFTGDLLLTVRDSCPDYRYGDVLGFIGKVTFPTEARNPGDFNYRRYLTNHSIYATVYLNRGEIPLVVESNRFHLRRFANDVRLRIERLIDASMSGEQAGILKALIVGVRGEISDETVQAFVNSGVIHVLAVSGLHVSYVTLVFVVLFGFLRVPIKPKTVLVVIALVFYVFVVDLRPSVMRAVIMASMVLISQAWEFRHNIYNTLIAAAFIQVLINPLQLFDMGFQLSFAAVFSIIYIYKRLEFLLPDLIKPASVKNPAMRRLNQMFLVSLAANLGTMPITIYYFNRIPIISLIANLFVIPLVGVIGGLGFAQVILGAIWSPINIAYGEVQMILIWILQKSIMITSSVPHASLIFSSISLTGLVISYFILFGLLNFDKKHVGAATTIGVLILLNFWVWKEPLAKPTLRVTFLDVGQGDAAFVEFPGGKRMLIDTGDRTFRRDYGELVVAPYFVRHGIKRIDILSLSHPHSDHIGGAPYLLKHFTVGEIWETEFETKSYIFKEIHHIADSLGVPIRHVRSGDCFPMDQFATIYVLHPSKKYLRKETTLNNSSCVLKLTHGAVDFLFTGDVEVHAERRIRYWQDFLASEIVKVPHHGSATSSSSDLLAEIKPHIALVSVGRNNKFKHPSDSTLARYSALGTTIHRTDKNRALVIESDGKRAKVVKW